CTGCCAATCTGCCGCATTTAAGGCCGTAACTTCTGCCAAGATTTCAAGGGTACTGACAAAGCAGGGAAGGGTAGCCGGTAACTTTTGTCAGTCCTTTCACCTGCCGTTCCCGTTTTTGGCTTCATTTTAAGAAATGAGCCCGAAAACGGGAATCGCAATAAAAAAAAGAATCCGAGCCGGTGAGGGCTCGGATTCCAATAAAGGGATAGTATGTATTATAATGCTAGTTAGCTGAATCTGCTACTGGAATTGGAGTAGTGCCTGCCGGGGCGGCACCTTCCTGCTGTGGAATAGCGGCCGGAGCGGCAGCAGGCGCTGCTGATTGGCCTGCCCGTTGCTCATTGACAGAACGGTTATCGCCGTCACCGTTAGAGGTGATGGTGTGCGTAGCCAGGCTCAAGGCCATGATGCCAATGGCGAAACCCCAGGTCAATTTCTCCAGAAGGTCGCCGGTGCGTTTCACGCCCATTAGCTGGCTGGTGCCGCCTCCGCCAAACTGGCTGGACAGGCCGCCGCCTTTAGAATTCTGCGACAGTACCACTAAAACCAATAGGACACTCAGGAAAATGATAACGCTTATGATAGCAATGTACATGTTATTGTTCGTTTCTGATTTTTTCTATCTGTTGGGCAAAGTAACTCTTTTTTTCGGGAAACTTCACTATTAGCTGTTCATAAATTTTGATGGCCTTTTTGTGTTTTCCCTGTTTTAAAAAGATGAACGCCAGGTTTTCTGAGA
This region of Rufibacter sp. LB8 genomic DNA includes:
- the secG gene encoding preprotein translocase subunit SecG, which translates into the protein MYIAIISVIIFLSVLLVLVVLSQNSKGGGLSSQFGGGGTSQLMGVKRTGDLLEKLTWGFAIGIMALSLATHTITSNGDGDNRSVNEQRAGQSAAPAAAPAAIPQQEGAAPAGTTPIPVADSAN